In one window of Gadus chalcogrammus isolate NIFS_2021 chromosome 12, NIFS_Gcha_1.0, whole genome shotgun sequence DNA:
- the LOC130393419 gene encoding putative nuclease HARBI1 — MYCRINPTVPVLDRYFNGQDTKTDFRLGREALAVLLDLLGQERRHGWGATIETLVFLFWLASGTSYRVVSRVFGMPRSTVHRIVHRVTEEVVAIRHKVIHLPKTPEDLVAVTNGFAGLARHRAFGKAAGAIDGCHVRIKPPSGPDGHCYRNRKLFSSIILQAVCDHQGRFLDTYVGWPGSVHDSRVLRHSPLYRSLYPPPGHFILADGGYPCLQHPLPLITPYKRPVRGVGAQRFNWHHSRARSIIERAFGMMKTRFRAIFLQALEVHHTFVPHVITACAILHNICLGADAIMAPEEEDEPEDDVEEDEGGDGLEAVSGAPWRDQLSAEVSALEEAPPDHQYIQDKPGPSGSSGFPTYTLS, encoded by the exons ATGTACTGCAGGATCAATCCAACGGTTCCTGTCCTGGACCGTTATTTTAATGGCCAGGACACCAAAACGGATTTCCGATTGGGCAGGGAGGCCCTGGCAGTGCTGCTGGACCTTCTCGGCCAGGAGCGGAGACATGGATGGGGTGCCACCATTGAGACCCTGGTGTTTCTATTCTGGCTGGCTAGTGGGACATCATACAGGGTGGTCTCCAGAGTGTTCGGGATGCCTCGTTCCACTGTCCACCGCATCGTCCACAGGGTCACTGAGGAGGTGGTGGCCATTCGACACaaa GTCATCCACCTCCCGAAGACCCCTGAAGACCTGGTGGCAGTGACCAATGGGTTTGCAGGGCTGGCAAGACACCGCGCTTTTGGGAAAGCAGCGGGAGCAATCGACGGCTGCCATGTCCGTATCAAGCCACCGAGCGGCCCTGATGGTCACTGCTACAGGAACAGGAAACTGTTTTCCTCCATAATTCTGCAGGCTGTTTGTGACCATCAGGGCCGCTTCCTTGATACGTACGTGGGCTGGCCTGGATCAGTCCATGACTCCAGAGTCCTCCGCCACAGCCCATTGTATAGGTCACTCTACCCACCTCCAGGGCACTTCATCCTTGCAGACGGCGGGTACCCTTGCCTCCAACACCCACTACCCCTCATCACTCCCTACAAGAGGCCAGTGCGAGGTGTGGGAGCCCAGCGCTTCAACTGGCATCATTCCAGGGCACGCTCCATTATAGAGCGTGCTTTTGGAATGATGAAGACCAGGTTCAGGGCCATCTTCCTGCAAGCGCTGGAGGTGCACCACACCTTCGTACCTCAC GTCATAACAGCATGTGCCATCCTCCACAACATCTGCCTTGGGGCCGATGCCATCATggccccagaggaggaggatgagcctGAGGACGAtgtagaggaggatgaggggggcgaTGGTTTGGAGGCAGTCAGTGGTGCTCCCTGGCGGGACCAGCTGTCTGCAGAGGTGTCTGCCCTGGAGGAGGCTCCCCCTGACCACCAATATATACAG GACAAACCAGGGCCAAGTGGCAGCAGTGGGTTTCCCACCTACACCCTCTCCTGA